The following coding sequences lie in one Quadrisphaera setariae genomic window:
- the gcvT gene encoding glycine cleavage system aminomethyltransferase GcvT, giving the protein MARETPLAAVHRALGAKLVDFAGWAMPVRYGSETAEHLAVRTAAGLFDLSHMGEVVVSGPEAARALDRALVGRASAIGVGRARYSMLCAEDGGVLDDLVVYRLDQDRFFVVANAANADAVAAELTSRAAGFDAEVHDASAEWALVAVQGPRSAEVLAATSDADVAALRYYAVVEARLAGHEVLLARTGYTGEDGFEVYCGPDAAEDVWAALAAAGGPLGLVPAGLSCRDTLRLEAGMPLYGHELTRETTPFEAGLGRVVVFGKPDGFVGEQALARRRDEGPAAVLVGLVAEGKRSPRAGQAVVDPTSGEAVGTVTSGSPSPSLGSPIAMAHVPVALAEPGTRLEVDVRGSRVPAQVVALPFYTRAS; this is encoded by the coding sequence TTGGCCAGGGAGACGCCGCTCGCAGCGGTGCACCGCGCGCTCGGCGCGAAGCTCGTCGACTTCGCCGGCTGGGCGATGCCGGTCCGCTACGGCTCGGAGACCGCCGAGCACCTGGCCGTGCGCACCGCCGCCGGCCTGTTCGACCTCAGCCACATGGGCGAGGTGGTGGTGAGCGGCCCCGAGGCGGCCCGCGCCCTCGACCGGGCGCTGGTGGGCAGGGCATCGGCGATCGGGGTGGGGCGCGCGCGGTACTCGATGCTCTGCGCGGAGGACGGCGGCGTCCTCGACGACCTCGTGGTGTACCGCCTCGACCAGGACCGGTTCTTCGTGGTGGCCAACGCCGCCAACGCCGACGCGGTGGCAGCGGAGCTCACCTCCCGCGCCGCGGGCTTCGACGCTGAGGTGCACGACGCCTCCGCGGAGTGGGCGCTGGTGGCGGTGCAGGGCCCCCGCTCGGCCGAGGTGCTGGCCGCCACGAGCGACGCCGACGTGGCCGCCCTGCGGTACTACGCGGTCGTCGAGGCGCGTCTGGCCGGCCACGAGGTGCTGCTGGCGCGCACCGGCTACACCGGCGAGGACGGCTTCGAGGTGTACTGCGGTCCTGACGCCGCCGAGGACGTGTGGGCCGCGCTCGCCGCCGCCGGCGGGCCGCTCGGGCTGGTGCCGGCGGGGCTGTCGTGCCGCGACACCCTGCGGCTGGAGGCCGGCATGCCGCTGTACGGCCACGAGCTCACGCGCGAGACCACGCCGTTCGAGGCGGGCCTGGGGCGCGTGGTGGTCTTCGGCAAGCCCGACGGGTTCGTGGGGGAGCAGGCCCTCGCGCGGCGGCGCGACGAGGGCCCGGCCGCCGTGCTCGTCGGGCTGGTCGCCGAGGGCAAGCGGTCTCCGCGCGCGGGCCAGGCCGTGGTCGACCCGACGTCCGGGGAGGCCGTCGGGACCGTCACCAGCGGCTCGCCGTCGCCGTCGCTGGGCAGCCCGATCGCCATGGCCCACGTGCCCGTCGCCCTGGCCGAGCCGGGCACCCGGCTGGAGGTCGACGTGCGCGGCAGCCGCGTGCCCGCGCAGGTGGTGGCGCTGCCCTTCTACACGCGGGCGTCATAG
- a CDS encoding class I SAM-dependent methyltransferase — MAPDAHYEHPRLAAVYDALDPDRSDLLPYLALVEELGARRVLDIGCGTGVLARLLADRGLEVTGLDPAAGSLAVAAAGAGAERVRWLHGDARSLAGAVPRVVVDLVVMTGNAAQAVVDDDEWAALLRVAHDALVPGGTFAFETRVPEARAWEGWTREATDTTHHLPGVGEVRTWSDVLDVSGPPASPTVVFEQVFTFADDGEVLRSRSVLRFRSCEQVTAALVEAGLELVEVRGAPDRPGLELVPLARRPLRERAEGL; from the coding sequence GTGGCTCCCGACGCGCACTACGAGCACCCGCGCCTGGCGGCGGTCTACGACGCGCTCGACCCCGACCGCAGCGACCTGCTCCCCTACCTCGCCCTGGTCGAGGAGCTCGGGGCGCGCCGCGTGCTCGACATCGGCTGCGGCACCGGGGTGCTGGCGCGGCTGCTGGCGGACCGGGGCCTGGAGGTCACCGGGCTCGACCCGGCAGCGGGGTCGCTGGCGGTCGCCGCCGCCGGGGCCGGGGCCGAGCGCGTCCGGTGGCTGCACGGGGACGCGCGCTCACTGGCCGGCGCCGTGCCGCGCGTCGTCGTCGACCTCGTGGTGATGACGGGGAACGCCGCGCAAGCGGTCGTGGACGACGACGAGTGGGCGGCGCTGCTGCGCGTCGCCCACGACGCGCTGGTGCCCGGCGGCACCTTCGCGTTCGAGACGCGGGTGCCGGAGGCGCGCGCCTGGGAGGGCTGGACGCGCGAGGCCACCGACACCACGCACCACCTGCCGGGGGTGGGTGAGGTGCGCACCTGGTCGGACGTCCTCGACGTGAGCGGCCCGCCCGCCTCCCCCACCGTGGTCTTCGAGCAGGTGTTCACCTTCGCCGACGACGGCGAGGTGCTCCGCTCACGCTCCGTGCTCCGCTTCCGCAGCTGCGAGCAGGTCACCGCGGCGCTGGTCGAGGCCGGCCTGGAGCTGGTCGAGGTGCGCGGCGCCCCTGACCGGCCGGGCCTGGAGCTGGTGCCCCTGGCCCGGCGACCGCTGCGCGAGCGCGCCGAGGGGCTATGA
- a CDS encoding GAF and ANTAR domain-containing protein: MGAGQGSRAGAGHPEHVTGLARALADLARDMNGDRSSWAVLDRAVHCAVELVPHAEHGTITGARVRGGVVPAASTSAVGRRLDELQEEVGQGPCLDSASQRRTTRVDDLASETVRWPELAARSGEVGAASVLCLQLFVGDDDLGVLNLLAAAPRAFDEESERVGLLLAAHAAVALASAQKLENLVVGLTHRDVIGQAKGVLMERHRLSADQAFELLSARSQQTNRKLHDIAFELTATGEIPRR, translated from the coding sequence ATGGGTGCTGGACAGGGCTCTCGCGCGGGCGCTGGCCACCCGGAGCACGTCACCGGTCTCGCACGGGCGCTGGCCGACCTCGCGCGCGACATGAACGGGGACCGCTCGTCGTGGGCGGTGCTCGACCGCGCGGTGCACTGCGCGGTGGAGCTGGTCCCCCACGCCGAGCACGGCACCATCACCGGGGCCCGGGTGCGAGGAGGGGTGGTGCCCGCCGCGTCGACCAGTGCTGTCGGACGCCGCCTGGACGAGCTGCAGGAGGAGGTCGGCCAGGGTCCCTGCCTCGACTCCGCCTCGCAGCGCCGGACCACGCGGGTGGACGACCTGGCCTCGGAGACGGTCAGGTGGCCGGAGCTCGCGGCCCGGTCCGGTGAGGTCGGCGCGGCGAGCGTGCTCTGCCTGCAGCTCTTCGTCGGCGACGACGACCTCGGCGTCCTCAACCTCCTCGCAGCAGCACCGCGGGCCTTCGACGAGGAGTCCGAGCGGGTCGGGCTGCTGCTCGCGGCGCACGCGGCCGTGGCGCTGGCGAGCGCCCAGAAGCTGGAGAACCTGGTCGTGGGGCTGACCCACCGCGACGTCATCGGCCAGGCCAAGGGGGTCCTCATGGAGCGGCACCGGCTCAGTGCCGACCAGGCGTTCGAGCTGCTGTCGGCGCGCAGCCAGCAGACCAACCGGAAGCTCCACGACATCGCGTTCGAGCTGACGGCCACCGGCGAGATCCCCCGCCGCTGA
- a CDS encoding STAS domain-containing protein, whose amino-acid sequence MDVQRQHHDSACLLVVSGAVTAADADELRGQCYAALSEAVERAGAPGATDRDPFDTGGPDRPQPVDLLIDARRATRFDDLATRALSSARTRVRHLGGHVVVVDDAAGALQTSLRRTGLAFRFPRFDSPAAAGASLARDREVRSLRDTPLEARWRRAR is encoded by the coding sequence ATGGACGTCCAACGGCAGCACCACGACAGCGCCTGCCTGCTGGTGGTCAGCGGAGCAGTCACCGCAGCAGACGCGGACGAGCTGCGCGGGCAGTGCTACGCCGCCCTGTCCGAGGCCGTCGAACGGGCCGGCGCACCAGGGGCGACCGACCGAGACCCCTTCGACACCGGAGGCCCCGACCGGCCGCAGCCGGTGGACCTGCTCATCGACGCCCGCCGCGCGACGCGCTTCGACGACCTGGCGACGCGCGCGCTCAGCTCGGCGCGCACCCGTGTCCGTCACCTCGGCGGTCACGTCGTCGTCGTCGACGACGCGGCGGGAGCGCTGCAGACCAGCCTGAGGCGCACGGGGCTCGCCTTCCGGTTCCCCCGCTTCGACAGCCCGGCAGCAGCCGGTGCGTCCCTGGCCCGCGACCGGGAGGTGCGCTCGCTGAGGGACACGCCCCTGGAGGCCAGGTGGCGCAGGGCCCGGTGA
- a CDS encoding GAF domain-containing protein encodes MTHAAVLRRSTAGVPAAQVADRLCATAVVLLGLDAGALCVLQAPQVSVPVGISGDLALVAEQVQFTAGEGPCWTAYDSGTPVLVDDLSAPGSPAQVRWPVYVAELVRVTPWRGLLALPVRVRLGVPVVLVAYSEAPLAALGPPLQEWPAVVTALAEVLEAVTAAAAERPLWLDSSSAWRRGRVWMAEALLVRSTPGLEPSPALAAMRTYCAVEGGTVDEVAEQLLSGTLTAVQVLGLPRGPD; translated from the coding sequence GTGACCCACGCGGCCGTGCTGCGGCGCTCGACCGCCGGCGTCCCCGCCGCGCAGGTCGCCGACCGGCTGTGCGCCACCGCCGTCGTGCTGCTGGGCCTGGACGCCGGTGCACTGTGCGTCCTCCAGGCGCCGCAGGTCTCGGTGCCCGTGGGCATCAGCGGAGACCTCGCGCTGGTGGCCGAGCAGGTGCAGTTCACCGCGGGCGAGGGGCCGTGCTGGACCGCATACGACTCGGGAACTCCCGTCCTCGTCGACGACCTCAGCGCGCCCGGCTCCCCGGCGCAGGTCCGGTGGCCGGTGTACGTCGCCGAGCTGGTGCGGGTCACGCCGTGGCGGGGGCTGCTCGCACTGCCGGTGCGGGTGCGGCTCGGCGTGCCCGTGGTGCTGGTCGCCTACAGCGAAGCGCCCCTCGCCGCGCTCGGGCCGCCGCTGCAGGAGTGGCCCGCCGTGGTCACCGCCCTGGCCGAGGTGCTGGAGGCCGTGACGGCGGCCGCAGCTGAGCGGCCGCTCTGGCTCGACTCCTCCTCGGCGTGGCGCAGGGGACGGGTGTGGATGGCGGAGGCCCTGCTCGTGCGCAGCACACCCGGTCTCGAGCCGTCGCCAGCGCTGGCCGCGATGCGCACCTACTGCGCGGTGGAGGGAGGAACGGTGGACGAGGTCGCCGAGCAGCTGCTGTCCGGGACGCTCACCGCCGTCCAGGTGCTGGGCCTCCCCCGGGGGCCGGACTGA
- a CDS encoding fatty acid desaturase family protein, which translates to MTTTAPAPREGTRRRSGSRPATPYAELSALVQAAGLMRRRYAYYWARFAALLGALAAVAVASVLVGHSWWQLLLAAALGLVVTQMAFLGHDAAHRQVFVSGRWNDWATLVLAPLLTGISATWWVRKHTRHHAAPNQIGTDPDIAPGALAFHPAALAGRTRLGRALARHQGWFFFPLLLLEGLNLHVQGVRSLWARGPVKRRWVELSFITVRLGGYVGLLAWLLPPGIAASFLAVQLAVFGLYMGCSFAPNHKGMPVVPEGERLGFLRRQVLMSRNVTGGRFVTFAMGGLNHQVEHHLFPSMPRPALRRARELVRPFCARHEVPYTETSLVRSYGIVVRHLNDVGLAAGRDPFECPLVASWRPRG; encoded by the coding sequence ATGACGACGACAGCACCCGCCCCCCGCGAGGGGACCCGACGGCGCTCGGGCAGCCGGCCGGCGACCCCGTACGCCGAGCTGTCCGCGCTGGTGCAGGCGGCGGGGCTCATGCGGCGGCGGTACGCCTACTACTGGGCGCGGTTCGCCGCGCTCCTCGGCGCTCTGGCCGCTGTGGCGGTGGCCTCGGTGCTCGTCGGTCACTCGTGGTGGCAGCTGCTCCTGGCCGCCGCGCTGGGCCTGGTCGTCACCCAGATGGCCTTCCTGGGGCACGACGCCGCCCACCGCCAGGTCTTCGTCTCCGGCCGGTGGAACGACTGGGCGACCCTGGTGCTCGCTCCGCTGCTCACCGGCATCAGCGCCACCTGGTGGGTGCGCAAGCACACCAGGCACCACGCCGCGCCCAACCAGATCGGCACCGACCCGGACATCGCGCCCGGCGCACTCGCCTTCCACCCCGCGGCCCTGGCCGGCCGCACGCGGCTGGGGCGCGCCCTCGCCCGGCACCAGGGCTGGTTCTTCTTCCCGCTGCTGCTCCTGGAGGGGCTCAACCTGCACGTGCAGGGCGTGAGGTCGCTGTGGGCTCGTGGTCCCGTCAAGCGCCGGTGGGTGGAGCTGTCCTTCATCACCGTCAGGCTGGGCGGCTACGTCGGGCTGCTGGCGTGGCTGCTGCCGCCGGGCATCGCCGCCAGCTTCCTGGCGGTCCAGCTGGCGGTGTTCGGCCTCTACATGGGCTGCTCCTTCGCCCCCAACCACAAGGGGATGCCGGTCGTGCCCGAGGGCGAGCGGCTCGGCTTCCTGCGGCGCCAGGTGCTCATGTCGCGCAACGTCACCGGCGGCCGGTTCGTGACGTTCGCGATGGGCGGGCTCAACCACCAGGTGGAACACCACCTGTTCCCCTCGATGCCGAGGCCGGCGCTGCGCCGGGCCCGTGAGCTCGTGCGCCCGTTCTGCGCCCGCCACGAGGTCCCGTACACCGAGACGAGCCTGGTGCGCTCCTACGGCATCGTGGTGCGCCACCTGAACGACGTGGGGCTGGCGGCGGGGCGAGACCCGTTCGAGTGCCCGCTCGTGGCGTCTTGGCGCCCTCGCGGGTGA
- a CDS encoding GAF and ANTAR domain-containing protein, translated as MTNEDDGVTVDAAPARGVEPAAVDAEGVSSEVVDAFVSLADSLVADYDAADLLTHLAERAVHLLGITAAGILVAGPRGQLQLAASSSESVAGLELFQLSVDDGPCLECYATCAPVVALDAGSVQRRWPRFAPAMLDRGLCSVVAVPLRLREQTLGALGMFASTSGTPTRAATRVAQGLADIATIAMLHERATSDSRLLAVQLQGALDTRVLIEQAKGVIAVQLGTSVADAFLVLRTTARHRGLRLADLALALVEGRLDAHQLDG; from the coding sequence ATGACCAACGAGGACGACGGCGTGACGGTCGACGCTGCGCCCGCGCGAGGCGTGGAACCCGCCGCTGTGGACGCCGAGGGGGTCAGCAGCGAGGTGGTCGACGCCTTCGTCAGCCTGGCCGACTCGCTCGTGGCGGACTACGACGCCGCCGACCTCCTGACGCACCTGGCCGAGCGCGCCGTGCACCTGCTGGGCATCACGGCCGCGGGGATCCTCGTCGCGGGCCCCCGCGGGCAGCTCCAGCTCGCAGCCTCCAGCTCGGAGTCGGTGGCCGGGCTGGAGCTGTTCCAGCTCAGCGTCGACGACGGCCCGTGCCTGGAGTGCTACGCCACCTGCGCCCCGGTGGTGGCGCTCGACGCCGGGTCCGTGCAGCGCCGGTGGCCCCGCTTCGCCCCCGCCATGCTGGACCGGGGCCTGTGCAGCGTCGTCGCCGTCCCGCTGCGGCTGCGCGAGCAGACGCTGGGTGCGCTGGGCATGTTCGCCTCCACGTCCGGCACCCCGACCCGGGCCGCGACCCGCGTGGCGCAGGGCCTGGCGGACATCGCCACCATCGCGATGCTCCACGAGCGCGCCACCAGCGACTCGCGCCTGCTGGCGGTGCAGCTGCAGGGGGCGCTCGACACGCGGGTGCTCATCGAGCAGGCTAAGGGCGTCATCGCCGTCCAGCTGGGGACGTCGGTGGCTGACGCCTTCCTGGTGCTGCGCACCACCGCCCGGCACCGCGGACTGCGCCTGGCGGACCTCGCCCTGGCGCTGGTCGAGGGACGCCTCGACGCCCACCAGCTCGACGGCTGA
- a CDS encoding STAS domain-containing protein, translating into MTSPVPPAPDSWVSTDQRLAAGAALSPPGGPPPVVHLRGELDLATEASTRAALQLWTSTGALHLVVVTSAVTFVDCAGLRPLREVAAALAVRGGCVELSTPSRSVVRLVRLSGASTGLALPGAR; encoded by the coding sequence ATGACCTCCCCGGTCCCTCCCGCCCCTGACAGCTGGGTGAGCACCGACCAGCGCCTCGCCGCCGGTGCCGCCCTGAGCCCTCCCGGGGGGCCGCCACCCGTCGTGCACCTGCGCGGCGAGCTCGACCTCGCCACCGAGGCCAGCACGCGGGCCGCGCTGCAGCTGTGGACCTCCACGGGCGCACTGCACCTCGTGGTGGTCACCAGCGCGGTGACCTTCGTCGACTGCGCCGGCCTGCGACCGCTGCGCGAGGTGGCCGCCGCGCTGGCCGTCCGCGGGGGGTGCGTCGAGCTCTCGACGCCTTCCCGCAGCGTGGTGCGGCTGGTGCGGCTCTCCGGCGCCAGCACCGGCCTGGCCCTGCCCGGCGCGAGGTAG
- a CDS encoding ANTAR domain-containing protein translates to MRACPHPPAAQPLAVSVVGLIGDQLSAAMSGSGLAAADSLCRACVALLDVDGAAITVVDRGQSRGTFGSSSPLSRRLDEYQFTYGEGPCLDAVRLRAPVLVPDVGDPVAQRWPAFTASLQEAGVEAIFALPVAVAAATVGALDLFRHTAGPLDGRSLEGALAAARLASSPLLDVEEGLARRAAAGVDDEEPAAAWAELASLERTEVYQATGFLIAQAGLSSVEALLRLRARGYTTGQTASEVAWDVLEGRLSLDHDGSWQRHARGTGEQESR, encoded by the coding sequence GTGAGGGCGTGCCCGCACCCGCCAGCCGCGCAGCCGCTGGCGGTGAGCGTGGTGGGGCTCATCGGTGACCAGCTCTCCGCGGCGATGAGCGGATCCGGGCTGGCGGCCGCTGACAGCCTCTGCCGCGCCTGCGTCGCGCTGCTGGACGTCGACGGCGCCGCCATCACCGTGGTCGACCGCGGCCAGTCCCGCGGCACCTTCGGCTCCTCGAGCCCGCTCAGCAGGCGGCTGGACGAGTACCAGTTCACCTACGGCGAGGGACCGTGCCTCGACGCGGTCCGCCTGAGAGCGCCCGTGCTGGTCCCCGACGTGGGGGACCCGGTGGCGCAGCGGTGGCCCGCGTTCACCGCCAGCCTCCAGGAGGCCGGCGTCGAGGCCATCTTCGCCCTGCCGGTCGCCGTCGCCGCGGCCACCGTGGGTGCCCTCGACCTGTTCCGCCACACCGCCGGTCCCCTGGACGGGCGCAGCCTGGAGGGGGCGCTCGCGGCGGCCCGGCTCGCCTCCTCACCGCTGCTCGACGTCGAGGAGGGGCTCGCGCGGCGGGCGGCGGCCGGTGTCGACGACGAGGAGCCGGCGGCCGCGTGGGCGGAGCTGGCGTCCCTGGAGCGCACCGAGGTGTACCAGGCCACCGGCTTCCTCATCGCCCAGGCGGGCCTGTCGTCCGTGGAGGCCCTGCTGCGGCTGCGGGCCCGCGGGTACACCACCGGCCAGACGGCCAGCGAGGTCGCCTGGGACGTCCTGGAGGGCCGTCTCTCCCTGGACCACGACGGTTCGTGGCAGCGTCACGCACGAGGCACCGGAGAGCAGGAGTCGCGATGA
- a CDS encoding GAF and ANTAR domain-containing protein: MSTRSEQDVAGSFVSLATALATGADVVELLAELTEDCARLLDVDSAGLLLADGSGVLHVLAATSADTRELEVFQTQRVEGPCLDCYRSGEVLRVPDLEGQAQRWPAFAAVALGMGFSSVHAVPMRLRARRLGALGLFGRRSGALDDSDLSLGQALADVASVAIVQNSSAPAPAEDDAVLESHLQDALRARVVVEQAKGVLAYSGSISMAQAHAQLRGYARDHGLRLSDLAAGVVERRTPVRSVLEHRSSTADLP; encoded by the coding sequence ATGAGCACCCGCAGCGAGCAGGACGTCGCCGGCTCCTTCGTCTCCCTGGCCACCGCGCTGGCCACCGGGGCCGACGTGGTGGAGCTGCTCGCGGAGCTCACCGAGGACTGCGCCCGCCTCCTCGACGTCGACTCCGCGGGCCTGCTGCTGGCCGACGGCTCGGGCGTCCTCCACGTGCTCGCCGCCACGTCGGCGGACACCCGCGAGCTCGAGGTCTTCCAGACCCAGCGGGTGGAGGGCCCCTGCCTGGACTGCTACCGGTCGGGTGAGGTGCTGAGGGTGCCCGACCTGGAGGGGCAGGCGCAGCGCTGGCCCGCCTTCGCCGCCGTCGCGCTCGGCATGGGCTTCTCGTCGGTGCACGCCGTGCCGATGCGGCTGCGTGCGCGCAGGCTCGGCGCCCTCGGGCTGTTCGGCCGGCGCAGCGGCGCCCTCGACGACAGCGACCTCAGCCTGGGCCAGGCGCTGGCCGACGTCGCCAGCGTCGCGATCGTGCAGAACAGCAGCGCACCGGCGCCGGCGGAGGACGACGCCGTCCTGGAGTCGCACCTCCAGGACGCCCTGCGGGCTCGTGTCGTGGTGGAGCAGGCGAAGGGCGTGCTGGCGTACTCGGGCTCGATCAGCATGGCGCAGGCGCACGCGCAGCTGCGCGGCTACGCGCGCGACCACGGGCTGCGCCTGAGCGACCTCGCCGCCGGCGTGGTCGAGCGCCGGACGCCGGTCAGGTCCGTGCTGGAGCACCGCAGCTCCACCGCTGACCTCCCCTGA
- a CDS encoding DUF6286 domain-containing protein — MSADPTTPTTTGPAPLRAAAARTGAGPIGWVGPLLALLLALIGLVLLRDGVFAPRGGTGWPGGQQSWLTSATTPVDGLTRAPWVVAAGVALVLLGLALLVVALRRRTRRVLALAGCSGAHLLPADVARRARAAAEDVDGVLDASASATRRTVVVEVTTTGGASGGGGGDVRARVASAVAGSLAALTAPPRVRVHAATGGPQRSGRTS, encoded by the coding sequence GTGAGCGCCGACCCCACGACCCCGACGACGACGGGGCCAGCGCCGCTGCGGGCCGCTGCTGCGCGCACCGGCGCCGGTCCGATCGGGTGGGTCGGTCCCCTGCTGGCCCTGCTGCTGGCCCTGATCGGCCTCGTGCTGCTGCGGGACGGCGTCTTCGCCCCCCGAGGTGGCACCGGCTGGCCGGGCGGTCAGCAGTCGTGGCTGACCAGCGCCACCACCCCCGTCGACGGACTGACCCGCGCCCCCTGGGTGGTCGCCGCCGGCGTGGCGCTGGTGCTGCTGGGACTGGCCCTGCTGGTGGTCGCGCTGCGCCGGCGCACCCGCAGAGTGCTCGCGCTGGCCGGGTGCAGCGGTGCCCACCTGCTGCCCGCCGACGTGGCGCGCCGCGCACGCGCTGCCGCCGAGGACGTCGACGGCGTCCTGGACGCGTCGGCCTCGGCGACGCGCCGTACGGTGGTGGTCGAGGTGACGACCACCGGAGGTGCCTCCGGCGGTGGGGGCGGTGACGTCCGCGCCCGGGTGGCCTCCGCCGTCGCCGGGTCCCTGGCGGCGCTCACCGCTCCGCCGCGGGTCCGCGTCCACGCGGCCACCGGCGGCCCGCAGCGCTCGGGGAGGACCTCGTGA
- a CDS encoding Asp23/Gls24 family envelope stress response protein, whose amino-acid sequence MAAADGEGGDEPGGRGRLTVADRAVSRLVRAAVLTAPGVAPASRTSGVVSGSLGRDLPRVEVARAGTQVDVEVEVASVWPRAAADTADAVRSAVTAQLASMASLSTGAVSVAVVAVVRPRDDRGEHRRVS is encoded by the coding sequence GTGGCCGCGGCTGACGGCGAGGGCGGTGACGAGCCCGGTGGGCGCGGCCGCCTCACCGTGGCCGACCGCGCGGTCTCCCGCCTGGTCCGCGCCGCCGTGCTGACCGCACCCGGTGTGGCCCCCGCCAGCCGCACCAGCGGCGTGGTCTCCGGCTCGCTGGGCCGCGACCTCCCTCGCGTGGAGGTGGCCAGGGCCGGCACGCAGGTGGACGTGGAGGTCGAGGTCGCCTCGGTGTGGCCCCGCGCCGCCGCGGACACCGCCGACGCGGTGCGCTCCGCCGTCACCGCGCAGCTGGCGTCGATGGCCTCGCTGAGCACCGGCGCCGTCAGCGTCGCCGTGGTCGCCGTGGTGCGCCCCCGGGACGACCGCGGCGAGCACAGGCGCGTCTCGTGA
- a CDS encoding DUF2273 domain-containing protein: MSTPVMQGVIAGLLLAVAAAVGGWSAFALAVFLGAVGGLVAAQASGRIDVVEAVSGRGRG, from the coding sequence ATGAGCACACCCGTGATGCAGGGCGTCATCGCCGGCCTCCTGCTGGCCGTCGCCGCGGCGGTCGGCGGCTGGTCGGCCTTCGCCCTGGCCGTCTTCCTCGGCGCTGTCGGCGGCCTGGTCGCGGCACAGGCCTCCGGCAGGATCGACGTCGTCGAGGCGGTGTCGGGCCGTGGCCGCGGCTGA
- a CDS encoding Asp23/Gls24 family envelope stress response protein encodes MSSTPTPGPRTSSAGASSANGGRDVELATRAGTTTIADTVVSKIAGIATREVSGVHSVGGGAARAMGSLRERIPGGSTNHSQGISVEVGETQAAVDIDLIAEYGVAIADLAGSVRRSVVTSVQRMTGLEVTEVNIAVNDVHVPSEDDDSSSPDDRGSTPRQTRVQ; translated from the coding sequence ATGTCCAGCACCCCCACCCCCGGTCCCCGCACCTCGAGCGCCGGCGCCTCGTCCGCCAACGGCGGCAGGGACGTCGAGCTGGCCACCCGCGCGGGCACCACCACCATCGCCGACACGGTCGTGTCCAAGATCGCGGGGATCGCCACCCGCGAGGTCAGCGGGGTGCACTCCGTGGGCGGCGGCGCCGCCCGCGCCATGGGCTCCCTGCGCGAGCGCATCCCCGGGGGCAGCACCAACCACTCCCAGGGCATCTCGGTGGAGGTCGGGGAGACGCAGGCAGCCGTCGACATCGACCTCATCGCCGAGTACGGCGTGGCCATCGCCGACCTGGCCGGCTCCGTGCGCCGCAGCGTCGTCACCAGCGTGCAGCGGATGACCGGGCTCGAGGTCACCGAGGTCAACATCGCCGTCAACGACGTCCACGTCCCGTCCGAGGACGACGACTCCTCGTCCCCGGACGACCGCGGGAGCACCCCGCGGCAGACCCGCGTCCAGTGA